The Lucilia cuprina isolate Lc7/37 chromosome 5, ASM2204524v1, whole genome shotgun sequence genome includes a window with the following:
- the LOC111682948 gene encoding glycoprotein-N-acetylgalactosamine 3-beta-galactosyltransferase 1-like produces MVKCKNSQSLGSISRNIICLTLGLLIGIRLTTFWYDLQDADTDEYLADAAETTTPFPLPSLQEYEQLSQQLFNTTRVLCWIMTSPKNHHYKAIHIRETWGKRCNKLLFMSTEQDDELPTVKLDVEEGRHNLWNKTKKSLKYIYDHHFDDAEWFLKADDDTYVIMENLRYFLYPFSAETAIYFGAKFKPYIKQGYMSGGAGYVLSKEALRKFAVEAYDNPLTCPKIFQSEDVQLGFCMENVNVIAGDSRDEQGYERFMPLAVRHLIPKDTSYWYQNYAYYPPKQNGSCCSPSAISFHYIKPNQFYVLDYFIYTLRAFGVLGDLPHSLPNKFNGTEAVNITGG; encoded by the exons AtggtaaaatgtaaaaattcacAGTCGTTGGGTTCCATATCacgaaatataatttgtttgacACTGGGTCTATTAATCGGCATAAGATTAACAACATTTTGGTATGATTTACAAGATGCTGATACTGATGAATATTTGGCAGATGCTGCTGAAACAACAACACCTTTCCCATTGCCATCGCTACAAGAATATGAACAATTGTCACAACAATTATTTAACACCACTAGAGTTTTATGTTGGATAATGACCAGTCCAAAAAATCATCACTATAAAGCCATACATATCCGTGAAACGTGGGGTAAACGTTGCAATAAACTTCTATTTATGAGCACAGAGCAAGATGATGAATTGCCAACTGTTAAGCTGGATGTTGAGGAAGGTCGTCATAATCTTTggaataaaacgaaaaaatccttgaaatatatttatgatcATCATTTCGACGACGCTGAATGGTTTTTAAAGGCTGATGATGATAC CTATGTCATTATGGAAAATTTACGCTATTTCCTATATCCCTTTTCTGCAGAAactgccatttattttggagcTAAATTCAAACcctatataaaacaa GGTTACATGTCCGGCGGTGCCGGTTATGTCTTAAGCAAAGAGGCCCTTCGCAAATTCGCCGTAGAAGCCTATGATAATCCTCTTACCTGCCCGAAAATATTTCAATCTGAAGATGTACAATTGggtttttgtatggaaaatgtgaaTGTTATAGCTGGCGACTCTCGTGATGAGCAGGGCTATGAACGTTTTATGCCGCTGGCCGTTAGACATTTAATACCAAAAGATACTTCGTATTGGTATCAAAATTATGCTTACTATCCCCCTAAACAG AATGGTAGCTGTTGTTCACCGAGTGCTATATCATTTCATTATATAAAACCaaatcaattttatgttttagattattttatttatactttaagaGCATTTGGGGTTTTGGGTGATTTACCGCATAGTTTGCCAAATAAATTCAATGGAACTGAAGCTGTAAATATAACGGGTGGATGA